The genomic stretch TCGTTTTTTATGGAAAGTGTAAGTCAGATGATCATCCCCTCCACAGGTAAAACACTTCGCAGCTAAGCGAGTACCGACCTTGTGCTCTCCGCTTGAAGTTGGAGCAATTGTTACGAATGTGTTGCTCATTTCTCTGCTCTTACTATTCCAACCTGCTGATTTTGTTGCAGTTTTACCCCAACTGGATATGGTTCCCATTCGACTAGTAGAGCTCCGGCTCTTGGAACGGTGGTTCACCATTTCCTATGCCTTCAAAGCACATTGATAAGCGTCTTCTATGTTGGTAACTGTAAGGAAACCAAAGTCTTCACGAATGGTTGTGTTTAAACCCATAATATACCTTGCTGCGAGTTGTTCCAGTGTTTCATTCAAGCCAACTCTTAGAGAAAGATTATAGAACTCTATTGTATACTTCTCAACACTGAGGTCACGCTGATGGAAGTTATGAAACCTCTCTTACAAGGTCACCAGATAATCAGGTGGAAGAAATTGCCTTTGCAACTTCTGTTTCATGTGATCCCACGTCCTGATTTTCTCCTTGCCTTGCCTTAAGCGCAGTTCCTCTAGCTTTCTCCATCATTGTAGTGCCATTCCCTTCAACTTCAGCTTAACAAACAACACCTTTCGAGCTTCAGCCATAGGCTTTCGTTCGAAATAATTCTCTATGCTAGCCTCCCAGTCTAGGAAATCTTCGGCATGCATCTTCCCAGACATATCACTCGCTTCAACCTTCACGCCACCAGTATTCAAATCCAGGGCCTTAATCAATCTATCTTCCAATATGTCATTGTGAGGACCATGAACAACATGATCATGAAAGGTATTTTCAAATTCGTCGCGTTCATCTTCTTCAGATCCTCCTTCCGGGAAATCCAAAGGGTTCCGTCTGCCCTCCGGTCTATCCATACGGGCATCAGCACGTTCATGTCGCTCTAGAGTTTGCAACCGCAAAGCCATATCTTCAATCAAGGTtcttaactcattaaaatcaTTGTTTCCACCTCTACCTCTACCTCTTCCTGCCATAACAGTTAGCTagggtttggttttgttttcttcTAGAGTCAAttaatgcagaaatagaaatcAGAACACTAAACTAGGGCAGATGAACAAAGAAATTGAATTGAATAGAGAATTGATATAACACTAGAACGTAGATAAATTGAGTTTAGGGTTAAAACCTAACTCTCTGATATATATATTCATTATAAAcgcagaaaaataataataaaagtcTGACTATTCTAAGAGACATAATAACCTATTTATACTAGAACGAGAGAAACATAATTAAGGAAATCCTAGCCTAAAGACTGAAACTACCAAAATTAACGAAAACTTGCAAATCACTCCTAAACTTAAGAACGTTCTAGAGATAGTTTATGCTCCTGCATCAAATTCAGTTCAATTTTATCTCTCTGTTATAGTTCGGCAAGGAGCCAAGAACCAAGACAATAGATGTTTGTTAAAAAACCAAAGGAAAACTGACATAAACGTTTGTACGGGCATTCAAAGTTGTAGGATTCTAGTAACCATCCACATTGACAACAACGTATAGGCTGTCGAATCGACCTACAATTGTATTATCCTTCCACAATCAAAGTGGTCACGGATGCGCGAAGTTGGAACCCTTAGGGACAGGGACACCTTTGTCGTTCTATTATAGTAGGAAATACGACGATGTGACTGTACAAAGATGAGATCTGTCGAGATTCAATGTTAACACCTGGACACACATAAGCGTAAGGTATTGGGACCTTCTCTTCGGACCATTCAATCCTCCCACCTTTAAATGCATGACATATCCATAAAGAAGAAGTTGCTTCTTGATCTGATGCACTCTTTAAATAGCTATTTTTCCATCGACTTCCATCATCATCGACCGTACGTGTTCCGATGAATCCATGAACTCTTGAATGAGAAATATAGAAACTGGAGTATAAACGAAGGTTTCACTTTCAATATCGAGCTTAAGAATATACTCATATTTTCTCTCATAATGACATCGCCAATGTATCTTACCATCCAAATAGATAGGACCATCCTCAAACACGAGCCTCTCCGCATCTTCGATGCCGCGCAGGGAAAACGCCAGTTTTCTCCAATGATGTTCGCCCATGTACCATCCCGATCAGTCAACACCTCCGCAACCAGAAACTCATTTTCAGTTTCAGGATCAGACTTTTTCTTCACATTACTTGATATGCGTATGACTTTATGTTTCCATTTTTCTGAGTCGAATCCTAAAGCAATGGACTCCACTTTGCGCTTCGGCGCTTTTCCTTTCCAGGTGACGATGGTGGTTTCAATCCAGGGTGATGCTTCACCGGTGGTGGGATTATACAAGAGAAATGCATCCTTGGTGGTAATACATACCACATCATGCACTACTTGTCTTGGTAATCCATACGGACCAGGACGCCGTAATGGTAATCTCATAACACTGGTTACACCTCTGTAAGGTGAAGCGACTGCGaatttaagattttcttttccTCCAGACCCATGGTGGTGCTGGATAGATAATAGGAGTTTCTGATGACAATTTTTCAGTCCTGCATGACTGCGTAATAAATCTCTCAATTGTGTCCATCCCTCTTCTAGGAGTATCCTCTCCTCCTCTTCGAGCTTTATACGCCACAACTCCTTGATGGGTTTCATATAATTGATCAGTTTATCGTTTGAGTCATTAAACATCTCATCTTCTTCACGGTCCTTGTAAAACTTTTGGAGCAGTTGGAGCATTTTCAAGCCAGTTTTCTCGATCTTTTtaagagttttcttcttccacgCGTCATCAGAAACCATTGTTGCTTCCGCTTTTACCTTATTATTAACATCTCCTCCTCCTCTATCTTCTGTAGTTTTGGTTTCATCTACCGCAGTTGTACTATATGCTTTTACCACTTCAGAACCAGGTATAATAGTAGTTGTTCTATCTATTCCAGGGGATGCAAGAACACGAATCATAGATAGTGCTTGAGAATTCGCATAAATCTTTTTCACGATTGCTATTGCCTCCATCTCTTTCTCTCTCAATCAGCGGCTTATTAACAGAAGAACCCTAACCCTCAATCTGACTCATTCTGAGAGAGAGGTAAAGAAGACATGTTGTTGCGTTCTCTCTCTCTCGTGCTATGCCAATCCTAATCCCAAAATCTCTCGCGAGAATTTATGCACACTGGCAATGCGTTTGTATCTGACTCGGGATCTGAATTTGACTCAACCTGAGTCCGTTGTAAGATcgtttattttttactttttctgatGTCTGAGTCGCGGTCCGACTTGGCTCATACATTTGAGTCGGAACTATTCGAATCAGGTACTGTGTTGTGCTTGACTCATTGTGCACAAACTAGATTTTAAAATTTCTAATAACTATACTGCTTAATTTTTGAGTCAGATTCAGATAAGTCATATTCAAAATTGattcagaaaaataaataacgcgtaagtttttgttttttgtttctttgagtCAGAATTAGATTCATCATATAAGTCATATTCAAAGTTGATTCACAAAAAATCGATAACCtgtaaataattattttttaaataaaattttaACCTTTCATCTCAAAAACATAAGTGTTACTCAATGTAGCTGACTGAAAGTATCGTTAGCCTTTTCCTGCGAATCTAAAGGGCAATGGAAAATACACTCTAAGAAATCCTGCGAATCTTTCGGGTACATGGCATAAATCTGACATGAAAGCGCGCTATGGGATTGCGGAGTCATATAACGTAGACTTCTGTCATGTTTGGGTAGTAAAGCCCAAAATTCCTCTCAGTTCCAACAGCCTTGAGATTTTCGTTAAACAATGCGAATATATATGTCTCCAAGTTTTTTCGGGGTCGTCTTGGTGTTCCCGGTGAAAATGCTAAATGAGCAATAAGATTTCTGTTATACATCCGAGCATTATCTATAGTTGCCACCACACCATCACCTCCAGCTGAAGGCCAACCAGTTTCTGAAACAACAATTCTAACAGTAGAACCCCCGGCTTTCTCTAGAGCTGCATACACTGCATCAACCATAGCAAGAAAGAGATTCTTGTATCCGAGTTCACCATCTCTAACAACAACTTCGTTAGAATTGAACAATGCGTAATCCAAACTTATCCTTGGGGTTACCTACATAGGCGAAATATGGGTATACATTGACAAGTAAAGGGTATGATTCTGCTACCAAAAATGCTATGATGGGTTCCATTCGAGGGCACAGTTGTACTTACTGGAATTTTCAGACCGACAGCTTTGAGAGCAGCATCCAGATTTTTCATTGCAAGTAGTACATAGTTTGCAAGCTCGCCAGGTATAACCTCATTGCCTAACGATATGCATTTAAAGAACGTAGTATTTACGCGTGGCATTACATGGGTCTCTACCCATGTTTTTGCATATGACGGGTTTGCTGCTAGTTTTGGAAGATCTTCATTTCGAGTACCGAGAATAACTTCGATCCCGGATGATGATAGAGCTGCTCAAGCAGCTGGATTCGGTTCAAATAAGCGAAGTCTCCGGATATTCCTTGATGTGCACATTGATATGACTTGGCCTGGTGGTGGAATATTGTCGCTCACCATCCCATAGTTCACACCAATACGATATGCTCCTGAAGGCAATAATGAAAATCAGTAActtattcaaaaaagaaaaaacataagaTAAGTGAAGTGTGATTAAAAGTTTTATAATAGCATGCCTGTATAAGCAACCGAGATCGCTACAACATAAGCAAAAACCAAGAATCCAAGTTTTACTGAAAGAATGCAACTCATATTTGAAACCTATGGCAGTATCCCACCAAAATGaatctttttgttttttgaaatgcGCAAGGCATTAGGTTTTTCATTTAAAAGTGTTAAAGTTTTCAAAAAAGATATTTTGTAGAAGGGTCGTAAGTTTATGGCTTAATTAGGGTCTGCGTCGTAAAACATGTCGTTGATGTGGAAGGGTCGTAGACTAATCTAATTTTTTACCTAACTGCCCTTATGAAGAAAATTAACCTTTCGCATACAGTGAGCTTCACAATACGATTCTGCAACACAAAGTATTCATATGCTTAATTAACCCAAGCAATAAAAAATCGATCAAAAGAATTCACTAATTATTATTATGAGTTTattcaagaagaaaagaaatcgcTAGGAATTATCATTATGAATAGGCGTTAAATACCATACGAGTCTGGTATCGTTGTTTGAAGTTTGAATTTTGAAGGTTGAACGAAGATCAAAGGTCAtctgtttttagttttttatacCTCACATGTGATCCATTCGTGTGACACAACTTAAGACAGAGGTGACCTTCACCTTAATGGAAAAGTCAAGTAACGGTTAAGTTAACAGTCCATGGCTACCACCCTTCGACATCAACGGTATATTCTAGGACCCGGACTCTGATTAAGCCATAAACTTATCTCTATATTCTTTTACAAAATTGTAATTCATTATGCTAGATTATTTTTTGTACATATATAAATCTGCTAAGTTCCATTTAGGGaggatttttttgtattttccatACTAACCAATATATATGGAGTATATATACGGATATTCTACGTCTATATATCTGCCCTAATTAATTGATTTCACATTATTAGCGCACAATTACAACATAGAGATGAACTTCACTTTTTTTTCCCTTAAAACTtccaaccaatttttttttggtttttttttctttccaagaCTTTTGGGCACATGCCCATGGCGCCTAAATGATACTTACAATGATCCAAGTAATTACATGACTTGCGAGTTAACATGTTACGATCTCAGTAGTTGGGTGTAACATGTTATAATCTCAGTAGTTGGGTAATAATTTCTCCTCAAAGGTTATGTGTTGGGAGTCAAAGGTTGTTCAACTTCCATTTGACTCGTTGGAAAAGAGAGCAAAAATTCAGATGAACAACACCTTCCAAACAATGAATTGTGGCAAGAATTACATGAACTAAACTTCACCTTTAAAATCATTCCTTTGAGTACTCAACTATTTAATATCTTTCGTGTGAACAAGCTACTAACAACTTAATTACATACATGGCTTGAGACTTGAGAGTTCATTTTCGCAGCTTATTCCTGAAAGAACATAATCCCATGGCTTCAATAGTTCTGTTCTTGGAAGCTCTACTGAGAGAACACAATAGTAGGCTCCTAACAGTGGATGGTTTTATGTACGAGGAACAAGAGTATCACGATGAAGAGAAAGGAACCGCTAAACTAAGCGGAAATATATTAATAGCGAAGAAAACGAAGTCTACTAGGTACCACGACGGCCAGCATGATAATAAAAACTTTGATGCAAGTTTAGTTCACAGCAGAGAGGATTCATCACAAGCATGGAATTGGAAGCTACCTGACTGCTGTACTTGGCCTAAGTTCTGGTTTTTTACTAAGATTTCTAATTTCTACGCTGTTTTTCTCTGTTTTTGCTCTGTTTTAAAACATCTTTTCTACTAATTAACAATTAACAAACCCATTATATGCAGTGATTAGTAATACTACTTTAGCTTGGAACAGTCCTTAAACAGTTTTAATTAATTCCTTCAAAGAATATTTGAAGCAAGAACAAGATGGATTTTGATTGAATGAAATAGAATTATACAATATTCTATTATTCTTAACTGAATAATGCTACCGAAGAAACAAGTGAAATGTATGCGGATAATTTAGTTGCACATCATGATTCTTATGAATCCCCCATCAGTAGGTCTCCCAGTGTAATGGTTTCAAAGGGCTTCCCAAAAGATGGCCTACTATGAGCTGACAGTGATAGCTCTATCGATACTTGTTGCATTGTTGGCCGGGTACGTGGATCACCACGTAAGCATGAGAGACCAACCTTCATAAAGTGCATTATCTCTTTCTTCATAACATTCGTTGGTGCTCCAACGCACTGGTCCAAGATGTCTTTCAACATTGTATTTTCCCCCGGAATATTTGaacttgaagatgatgatgacaaCGATGGAAGGAGAGCAGGAGAGAGTAACGCGATGGTCTCAGTAGGGTGTCTCCCATGTAGTACTTCTAGGACAAGCACTCCAAAGCTATAAACATCACACTTCTCGGTTACCTTCATTGTGTAGGCAAGTTCTGTAACAACAATCATTAGTAacagaagaaaagagaaatggaagtgaaaCTTACATTAAAAATCTTAGTATATTCATTGACATAACAGTCGTATGTACCTGGAGCAACATATCCATATGTTCCTGCAAGTGATGTCCAATTAGATGAATCAGGCTTTAATATCCTTGCAGTTCCAAAATCAGAAACACGAGCTTCGTATTCCAAATCCAACAAGACATTGTTGCTAGATATGTCCCTATGAACTATTGCTGGTATACAGTCATGGTGCATGTAAGAAAGTGCATCAGCTGCTCCCTTGATGAATATTAACCTCTTTATCCAATCAAACTCTACCGCTTGTTCCCCGTCGCATAAAATCTTTTTTAAACTCCCTCTCTCTACAAACTCATAAATCAAGAATGAGATATTCCGCTCTACACTGGAGCAGAAACCAAAGAGTTTTACGATGTTCTTATGCCGGATTTCTGTCAATGCTTGAACTTCACTTTCAAAAGATTTTAGACCAATTACTTCAGAGCCTTCATCTGATGAGTGAAGCTTCTTCACAGCAACAACCTGACCAGTCGATAATTCTGCTTTGTAGACACTCCCATATCCTCCCGCACCAATGCAATAATTGGTGTCAAAATTTTCAGTTGCCTCAATTATTTCTTCGAACACTAGTTTCCCATCGTAATTCTGTACCGAGAATATGTTTCTTCTTGTGTTTGTATCTGTGAGTTGATCCGCCTGCTCGATATTACCTACTTGTCTTTTTCGCAGGCGAAAAAAGATAGCAAGAAATGTGAGCGAAAGAAACAATGAACCAaacaaagaaactaaaattaTCACAAGTCTTGGTTTCACTTTTTTCCTTCCGTTCATAACCAAGGAACCACATGGTTTAAAACCTCCAGAGTGATTACCACACAAACCACTGTTGTTTCTCAATGCATCAAAAGGAGCATTCTCAAAAGCCTTGATGTTTGGAATAGGACCACTCAACTGATTAAACGAAACATCGACGCTGTTCAAGCTAACCATTTCAACAAATGAAGAAGGAATTGAACCAGAAAGCTTGTTATGAGATAAATTTAATATTTCCAGTTTGTTTAGTTTTCCAAAATCTGATGGAATTTCCCCACTCAACTCATTTTGACTGAGATCCAATCGCATTTGTAACGAAATCAAGCTTCCAATGGTTAGTGGAATGCTTCCATTTAAACTGTTTCTCCTCAAATCCAAGTAGAGCAAATTTGAACATTCTCCAAGTTGTTTAGGTATTGGCCCGGTAAGTTGATTATGAAATAGAGAGATTGATTGCAAGGTGGGTAACGTTCCAACTGTCGAGTTACATAAAAAAGTAGGGATCGTACTTACGAGGTTGTTTGTATGCAGAGCAACACTGATAAGAGAGCTAAGCCTTCCAATATCACGAGGAATGACACCAGAGAGTTGATTTTGGTTAAGGTACAAAATTTTTAGGTTGGTAAGATTGCATAGAGAATAAGGGATTGGACCACTAAGATTATTTATCGACAACTCAATATCAGTAAGAGAACTTAGTTTTCCGATTTCATTAGGAATGGTTCCAGAAAGTTGATTTTCAAAAAGGAATAATGTGTTTAGGCTGCTGATATTACATAAAGAAGGAGGGATTGGACCGGTTAAATTGGTGGTGGACAATTCTAAGTTGGTTAAAGATACAAGCTTTCCAATTTCTTGAGGAATTGGACCAGAGAGTTCGTTTTGAAAAAGGCGCAGAATGTTTAAGTTGCTCAAATTGCATAAAGAAACGGGGATTGGACCATGGAAACTGTTTGTTCCTAAATCTAATTCAGTAAGATATTGTAGCCTTCCGATATCTTGGGGAATGGTGCCAGAGAAATGATTTATAAAAACACCTAGATATCTTAGATTAGTCAAATTGCACAAGGCAACAAGAACTGGACCAATGAGATTGTTTACGGACAATTGAACGTCAATAAGAGATACTAGCCTTCCAATATCTACTGGAACATTACCGgataatttatttccaaaaagatATAGAGTATCTAGGTTGCTAAGGTTACTTATAGAAGTGGGAATTGGACCATTAAGATTGTTTGCGGCCAATTCCAAGTCCGTAAGAGATGCCATCCTTCCAATTTCTTGAGGAATCTGACCAGACAGTTGATTTCCAAAAAGATACAGGTAGTTTAGATTGCTCATGTTACATATAGATGTGGGAATCAAACCAGTGAGATTGTTTTTGGAAAATGCTAAGTCAATGAGAGACCTCAACTTTCCGATATCTTGAGGTATGGTACCAGAAAATCGGTTCCGGTCAAGGTATAAAGTTTGTAAGTTGCTCAGGTTAGATATAGAAGTAGGGATAGGACCACTAATGTGATTGTGAAAAATACTAAACAAATTCATATTTGTAAGGAATCCTATTTCTGGTGGGAGATGTCCGGTAAGTTTGTTCACGGAAAGATCAAGGTATGTCAGTTTAGAAAGATTACCAATTTGAGAGGGAATGGATCCGAAGAGTTTATTCTTGCTAAAGTCAAGACTAACACAATTGATGAAAGATGAGAAGTTGAAACTCTGGAACGTACCTCGTATATTTGAACTTGTTAAATTCAATTCAGTGACACTTCCATCATCATTACAAGTTATTCCGTGCCACTTGCATGGACTTGTTGTATTGGCAGTTGGAACTTCTCTTCCAAGAATGAAGGTAAGAATCAGATTGGTTCTTGAGGGttgatttccatttcaaaagAGACTCTACTTCTTCTCCTACTACATGTAACTGTTTCCTATGATTTAAAGAAGACGATGCACCAACATAAGAAACATCACCAACACTGTACACTGAAACAAAAAACAATGCTAGTACTACTTGTAACAACATTTTTGAAAATTGAAAGACAGTTGATCACCAAGTCTTCAAAGGGAGTGTGCTATTATATGTAATCACATCGTTGTAATTTGATCTTATCTTTCTTTACGGTTGTCCACATACACGGAGTCTGGATGATCCTACAAAAGCCTTCACAAAATGTAATAATGACTTCCCCAATCTGTACGTTGGAAAATATATGCATGAGTGTGACCGTTCAAAAAATTTCAACCATGGAATCGGAGGATTTTTTTCTTATAAGGATTATATGAGAAAGGGTCCTAGCAGACTCCCAGGCTATATATGATGCATCCATATTGATATggggattcttcatttttcaattttcatAAAATAGGGTTATGGGATACGGTGGGATATTGTATTTGATAATATTTTATTCtactaaaaaatcataaaataaaaaaaaatccgatAAATGTTATTTTGAATATATTAAAGTGAGCAATCATTAAATTTTCAATATTTTGGCTTTCCGTCTTATTTATGTTAATCGAATGGAAAAAATATATGCACTCCGATTTCTCTCTAAACAACATGAAGATCATGATTGCACGATAAGCCTTAAAGCTAGATTTTTCTAACACcgttgttttctttttctctgaAGCACCATAAAAATAAATATCAAATCTTTTTTCTTTATAGTTAACAAGTTCTTGGGTTTAGATATAATCATTCGATATGTTCATGAGTACAAATATCTATAAACATTTAAATTTTATGTACAAATTTATAAAATATATAGATTTTGTAAAATTATAac from Papaver somniferum cultivar HN1 unplaced genomic scaffold, ASM357369v1 unplaced-scaffold_131, whole genome shotgun sequence encodes the following:
- the LOC113332506 gene encoding probable leucine-rich repeat receptor-like protein kinase At1g35710 isoform X1, whose protein sequence is MNLFSIFHNHISGPIPTSISNLSNLQTLYLDRNRFSGTIPQDIGKLRSLIDLAFSKNNLTGLIPTSICNMSNLNYLYLFGNQLSGQIPQEIGRMASLTDLELAANNLNGPIPTSISNLSNLDTLYLFGNKLSGNVPVDIGRLVSLIDVQLSVNNLIGPVLVALCNLTNLRYLGVFINHFSGTIPQDIGRLQYLTELDLGTNSFHGPIPVSLCNLSNLNILRLFQNELSGPIPQEIGKLVSLTNLELSTTNLTGPIPPSLCNISSLNTLFLFENQLSGTIPNEIGKLSSLTDIELSINNLSGPIPYSLCNLTNLKILYLNQNQLSGVIPRDIGRLSSLISVALHTNNLVSTIPTFLCNSTVGTLPTLQSISLFHNQLTGPIPKQLGECSNLLYLDLRRNSLNGSIPLTIGSLISLQMRLDLSQNELSGEIPSDFGKLNKLEILNLSHNKLSGSIPSSFVEMVSLNSVDVSFNQLSGPIPNIKAFENAPFDALRNNSGLCGNHSGGFKPCGSLVMNGRKKVKPRLVIILVSLFGSLFLSLTFLAIFFRLRKRQVGNIEQADQLTDTNTRRNIFSVQNYDGKLVFEEIIEATENFDTNYCIGAGGYGSVYKAELSTGQVVAVKKLHSSDEGSEVIGLKSFESEVQALTEIRHKNIVKLFGFCSSVERNISFLIYEFVERGSLKKILCDGEQAVEFDWIKRLIFIKGAADALSYMHHDCIPAIVHRDISSNNVLLDLEYEARVSDFGTARILKPDSSNWTSLAGTYGYVAPELAYTMKVTEKCDVYSFGVLVLEVLHGRHPTETIALLSPALLPSLSSSSSSSNIPGENTMLKDILDQCVGAPTNVMKKEIMHFMKVGLSCLRGDPRTRPTMQQVSIELSLSAHSRPSFGKPFETITLGDLLMGDS
- the LOC113332506 gene encoding probable leucine-rich repeat receptor-like protein kinase At1g35710 isoform X2, translated to MNLFSIFHNHISGPIPTSISNLSNLQTLYLDRNRFSGTIPQDIGKLRSLIDLAFSKNNLTGLIPTSICNMSNLNYLYLFGNQLSGQIPQEIGRMASLTDLELAANNLNGPIPTSISNLSNLDTLYLFGNKLSGNVPVDIGRLVSLIDVQLSVNNLIGPVLVALCNLTNLRYLGVFINHFSGTIPQDIGRLQYLTELDLGTNSFHGPIPVSLCNLSNLNILRLFQNELSGPIPQEIGKLVSLTNLELSTTNLTGPIPPSLCNISSLNTLFLFENQLSGTIPNEIGKLSSLTDIELSINNLSGPIPYSLCNLTNLKILYLNQNQLSGVIPRDIGRLSSLISVALHTNNLVSTIPTFLCNSTVGTLPTLQSISLFHNQLTGPIPKQLGECSNLLYLDLRRNSLNGSIPLTIGSLISLQMRLDLSQNELSGEIPSDFGKLNKLEILNLSHNKLSGSIPSSFVEMVSLNSVDVSFNQLSGPIPNIKAFENAPFDALRNNSGLCGNHSGGFKPCGSLVMNGRKKVKPRLVIILVSLFGSLFLSLTFLAIFFRLRKRQVGNIEQADQLTDTNTRRNIFSVQNYDGKLVFEEIIEATENFDTNYCIGAGGYGSVYKAELSTGQVVAVKKLHSSDEGSEVIGLKSFESEVQALTEIRHKNIVKLFGFCSSVERNISFLIYEFVERGSLKKILCDGEQAVEFDWIKRLIFIKGAADALSYMHHDCIPAIVHRDISSNNVLLDLEYEARVSDFGTARILKPDSSNWTSLAGTYGYVAPGNREV